The following proteins are co-located in the Hemiscyllium ocellatum isolate sHemOce1 chromosome 47, sHemOce1.pat.X.cur, whole genome shotgun sequence genome:
- the LOC132836579 gene encoding gap junction delta-2 protein-like: protein MGEWTILERFLEAAVQQHSTMIGRILLTVVVIFRILIVAIVGETVYEDEQAMFMCNTLQPGCNQACYDRAFPISHIRYWVFQIILVCTPSLCFITYSVHQLSKQKEKHFSMLCPLLDRDSARASMEHKEDKRPKCSLVNGALGQSPEGHPKALDADYIEGKKLSNFSGWISSKSMKMKRQEGISRFYIIQVVFRNALEIGFLMGQYFLYGFSVPAIFECDRYPCVKEVECYVSRPTEKTVFLVFMFAVSGICVALNLAELNHLGWRKIKAAVRGVQAKRRSAFEVRKKALPYFSSQGRTQSSESAYV, encoded by the exons ATGGGTGAGTGGACAATTTTGGAGAGGTTCCTGGAAGCTGCAGTCCAACAACACTCTACTATGATCGGAAG GATCCTCCTCACAGTGGTGGTGATCTTCCGAATCCTAATCGTTGCCATTGTAGGGGAGACGGTCTATGAAGACGAGCAGGCCATGTTCATGTGCAACACTCTTCAGCCAGGCTGTAACCAGGCCTGTTATGACAGAGCATTCCCCATCTCTCACATCAGATACTGGGTCTTCCAGATCATACTGGTGTGCACGCCTAGCCTCTGTTTCATCACGTACTCTGTGCACCAGTTGTCTAAGCAGAAGGAGAAACATTTCTCCATGCTCTGTCCACTTCTGGATCGGGATTCTGCCAGGGCATCCATGGAACACAAGGAGGATAAAAGGCCGAAATGTAGTCTCGTCAATGGGGCCCTGGGCCAGAGTCCTGAAGGACATCCAAAGGCACTGGATGCAGACTATATAGAGGGCAAGAAGCTGTCTAATTTCTCAGGTTGGATCAGTAGCAAAAGCATGAAGATGAAACGTCAGGAGGGCATCTCGAGATTTTACATTATCCAGGTAGTCTTTAGGAATGCCTTGGAGATCGGCTTCTTGATGGGACAATACTTCCTCTATGGGTTCAGCGTTCCTGCAATCTTTGAGTGTGACCGGTATCCATGCGTTAAAGAGGTGGAGTGTTATGTGTCCCGGCCAACAGAAAAGACAGTCTTCCTGGTCTTCATGTTCGCCGTCAGTGGCATCTGCGTGGCTCTGAACCTCGCGGAGCTCAACCACCTGGGCTGGAGGAAGATCAAGGCAGCCGTCAGAGGGGTACAGGCCAAGAGGAGGTCTGCGtttgaggtcaggaagaaggccCTGCCATATTTCAGCAGCCAGGGCAGGACCCAATCCAGTGAGTCTGCGTACGTCTGA